In one window of Pseudodesulfovibrio sediminis DNA:
- a CDS encoding acyl-[ACP]--phospholipid O-acyltransferase, with the protein MRTLMKISGFTSYIMVVLLNAMTDLGHKIIIQNTVFKSFDGAEQIALTAIVNALILLPFILLFTPSAFISDRFSKNKVIKVCAAASIPLTILIVVCYYAGLFWPAFGLTFLLAAQSAVYSPAKYGYIKEMTGNDLLAQANAAVQAVTIAAILAGAVIFSVFFEHLLSAAGGTPSEILKTIAPCGYILVVGAVLETLVAFTLPEKQSGDSKLLLDGKKYLRGGYLKSNIKLVKKSEVIWLSIIGLAIFWAVNQVLLAAFGAHLKDVAGETNTIIAQGTLSLGGVGIIIGSIMAGKVSRNYIETGTIPLGAIGMTACLFFLPSIESRWALASLIFAYGIFGGLVIVPLNSLIQFTAGAGESGKVLAGNNFIQNIFMLGFLGLTLVMSMVGLGSIPLFYILAVVVCGGMVYTLYKLPQSLLRYVMHLVFSQRYNLFVAGLNNVPAEGGVLLLGNHVSWIDWAVLSLAVPRRLRFVMERAIYERWYLNWFLRRLGVIPISPRGSKTALKDIAKALSDGDCIVIFPEGAISRNGQLGEFKKGFEGPAKESGCTIIPFYLRGLWGSAFSFATPRLREMSRIRKVRDVTVCFGEPLSSDASAHDVKQSVTHLSIDAWKYYSDTFDPIHIAWLKTAKRMMGQRAVADSTGAEMSHRRLLATCVLVSRLLAKQTRGAQNVGVLLPASAGGTIANMALLMCGKTVVNLNYTVGPDSLQKALARAGIQTVVTSEKFVTRLKAKGFDLKGILMGLTVFHMETLKDNISKAGFLRTMAMVQVLPTSLLRLLFFRKVPLDSTAAILFSSGSEGTPKGVMLTHENIVGNVKQVSSLFNAKDDDVFLGALPLFHAFGLTATTFMPLIEGIPLVCHPDPTDARKIGQVVAKFKATFLCATPTFLGLYARNRRLHPLMFSSLRLVVAGAEKLNEEIRNAFKAKFGLEVYEGYGTTETTPVASVNTPDVINLSDFTVQVGSKAGTVGLPLPGSAFRIVDPQTLEDLPEGEAGLILIGGTQIMKGYLDDEQKTAEVIVEQDGVRWYKSGDKGRVDPDGFLVIMDRYSRFAKIGGEMVSLTAVEESLFKVAPGEIDTAAVAIPDAKKGERIVALVQGMEDPSTLKGAMLEAGVDSLSVPSQFYSVAEIPKLGTGKKDLAGAKKLALEFANA; encoded by the coding sequence ATGCGGACTTTGATGAAAATATCAGGCTTCACGTCATACATCATGGTGGTTTTGTTGAACGCCATGACTGATCTCGGTCACAAGATAATCATCCAGAATACAGTGTTCAAAAGCTTCGACGGTGCGGAGCAGATTGCTTTAACCGCTATTGTCAACGCGCTTATTCTGCTGCCGTTCATTCTTTTGTTTACACCTTCCGCTTTCATTTCGGACCGGTTTTCAAAGAACAAGGTGATCAAGGTCTGTGCCGCAGCATCAATACCGCTCACGATACTTATAGTAGTCTGTTATTATGCGGGGCTGTTCTGGCCTGCCTTTGGGCTGACATTTCTGCTGGCTGCACAGAGCGCCGTATATTCTCCTGCCAAGTACGGTTATATCAAGGAAATGACGGGCAATGATCTCCTTGCCCAGGCCAACGCCGCTGTTCAGGCGGTAACCATTGCGGCAATCCTCGCTGGAGCGGTCATCTTTTCGGTCTTTTTTGAGCATCTTCTGAGCGCGGCAGGAGGAACTCCGAGTGAAATACTCAAGACCATCGCACCTTGCGGCTATATTCTCGTCGTTGGGGCCGTGCTTGAAACGCTGGTCGCCTTTACGTTACCTGAAAAGCAGTCCGGTGATTCCAAGTTGTTACTGGATGGAAAGAAGTATTTGCGTGGCGGGTATCTGAAATCCAACATAAAACTGGTGAAGAAGAGTGAGGTTATCTGGCTGTCGATCATTGGTTTGGCCATTTTCTGGGCCGTCAACCAAGTGCTTCTCGCCGCTTTTGGTGCCCACCTGAAGGATGTCGCCGGTGAAACCAATACCATTATAGCCCAAGGCACGCTTTCATTGGGGGGTGTCGGTATTATCATCGGCTCCATAATGGCGGGCAAGGTGTCCCGCAATTACATTGAGACCGGAACAATACCGTTGGGCGCAATCGGCATGACCGCCTGCCTCTTCTTTTTGCCGTCGATCGAAAGCCGGTGGGCATTGGCCTCGCTGATCTTCGCGTATGGTATTTTCGGTGGCCTGGTCATCGTTCCGCTGAACTCGCTGATTCAGTTCACAGCCGGGGCGGGTGAGTCGGGCAAAGTCCTTGCAGGCAACAACTTTATACAAAATATCTTTATGCTCGGCTTTCTCGGGCTGACGCTGGTCATGTCTATGGTCGGGCTGGGAAGCATTCCGTTGTTTTACATCCTCGCAGTGGTAGTGTGCGGCGGGATGGTCTACACCTTGTACAAACTGCCCCAGTCCCTGCTCAGGTATGTGATGCATCTTGTTTTTTCTCAGCGGTACAATCTTTTCGTTGCCGGTCTTAACAATGTCCCGGCTGAAGGTGGTGTCCTTTTGCTGGGCAACCATGTCAGTTGGATTGATTGGGCCGTGCTTTCGCTGGCTGTGCCACGCCGACTGCGTTTCGTTATGGAACGTGCCATCTATGAGCGCTGGTACCTCAACTGGTTTCTCAGGCGTTTGGGCGTCATACCGATCTCTCCGCGAGGCAGCAAAACTGCTCTGAAGGATATTGCCAAGGCGTTGAGCGATGGAGACTGCATCGTCATTTTTCCCGAGGGTGCCATCAGTCGTAATGGTCAACTCGGAGAGTTCAAAAAAGGGTTCGAAGGGCCTGCGAAGGAATCCGGCTGCACGATCATACCCTTCTATCTCAGAGGGCTGTGGGGAAGTGCGTTTTCCTTTGCTACTCCTCGCCTTCGTGAAATGTCCAGAATTCGGAAAGTCCGCGACGTCACGGTATGCTTCGGGGAGCCTCTTTCGTCGGATGCCTCCGCGCATGATGTGAAGCAGAGTGTCACGCACCTCTCCATTGATGCTTGGAAGTACTATTCGGACACGTTCGATCCCATCCATATCGCATGGCTCAAGACTGCAAAACGTATGATGGGGCAACGGGCTGTTGCCGATTCCACAGGGGCAGAAATGAGCCATCGGAGACTTCTTGCCACATGCGTGCTGGTATCTCGTTTGCTCGCCAAGCAAACACGGGGAGCACAAAATGTAGGCGTTCTCTTGCCAGCCAGCGCGGGCGGAACCATCGCCAACATGGCTCTGCTTATGTGCGGAAAGACTGTGGTCAATCTCAACTATACGGTCGGCCCTGATTCCTTGCAGAAGGCTTTGGCTCGAGCAGGGATTCAGACGGTCGTGACTTCGGAAAAGTTTGTCACCCGGTTGAAGGCCAAGGGATTCGACCTGAAGGGAATATTGATGGGTTTAACTGTGTTTCACATGGAAACCCTTAAGGACAATATTTCCAAGGCGGGATTCCTCCGCACTATGGCAATGGTTCAGGTGCTTCCTACAAGTCTGTTGCGCCTTTTGTTCTTCCGCAAAGTTCCGTTGGACAGCACCGCAGCAATCCTTTTCAGTTCCGGGTCCGAGGGTACGCCGAAGGGCGTCATGCTGACGCACGAAAACATCGTGGGCAATGTGAAGCAGGTTTCCAGCCTGTTCAATGCTAAGGACGATGATGTGTTTTTGGGTGCATTGCCCCTGTTTCATGCCTTTGGACTGACGGCGACGACGTTCATGCCCTTGATAGAAGGCATCCCGCTTGTATGTCATCCCGATCCGACGGACGCTCGAAAGATCGGCCAGGTTGTTGCGAAGTTCAAAGCGACATTTTTGTGTGCAACCCCGACGTTTTTGGGGCTTTATGCCCGCAATCGCCGATTGCATCCACTCATGTTCTCTTCCTTGCGTCTTGTCGTGGCCGGGGCCGAGAAGCTCAACGAGGAAATCCGAAACGCCTTCAAAGCAAAGTTCGGGCTGGAAGTCTATGAAGGATATGGCACGACCGAGACCACTCCCGTGGCCAGCGTCAACACACCGGACGTTATCAATTTGAGCGATTTCACCGTACAGGTCGGCTCCAAGGCCGGGACTGTAGGGCTGCCCCTCCCTGGAAGCGCCTTCCGAATCGTTGATCCCCAGACCCTTGAGGACCTCCCTGAAGGGGAGGCTGGCCTCATACTCATTGGTGGAACCCAGATTATGAAGGGATATCTTGATGATGAGCAGAAGACTGCCGAAGTTATCGTGGAGCAGGATGGTGTCCGTTGGTACAAGAGCGGCGATAAAGGCCGTGTCGATCCCGACGGCTTCCTGGTCATCATGGACCGATACTCGCGCTTCGCAAAGATCGGCGGAGAGATGGTGAGCCTGACCGCCGTGGAAGAATCCCTGTTTAAAGTCGCACCTGGGGAAATCGATACTGCCGCTGTTGCCATCCCGGACGCCAAGAAAGGCGAGCGCATTGTTGCTCTGGTTCAGGGGATGGAAGATCCCTCCACCTTGAAAGGCGCAATGCTTGAAGCTGGCGTCGATTCGTTGTCCGTCCCGTCTCAGTTCTACAGCGTTGCCGAAATTCCGAAGCTGGGGACCGGAAAGAAGGATTTGGCCGGGGCCAAGAAGCTCGCTTTGGAATTCGCAAATGCTTAA
- a CDS encoding 1-acyl-sn-glycerol-3-phosphate acyltransferase, with protein MQWARNRLFRTYFRDIRVQGIADVPGSGVVLYACVHRNGAVDGLVMESVLDNTLGIAGKNLTRSAYLRMFLGDCVSIYRHPATTAENKENLRQLKTAAVAAVNGRRVMMFPEGTSKLGPKLLPVKKGMAYLAKLTVKEADGIPVHIVPVGLHYERGFEFRSVVEIYFGRHIIVDSQDTKDLEKLTERISEAMASVAVQFDDAESQRRGELFADVVVSMDETISHRQACLDYGAGSVPQHVRAVFDDAIKGRDRHSLVPVVPIGGIAGVALELLLLTPFVAGAFIVNALPVLGGSVAARLLADDDNVITLWRILVGTPLLFLQTTAYFLLALFNPAWAVFGLVGYSAMTATGIAVYWRWKKVLAQVFNMLAGGRKEIRHSNVLAKEWLECGR; from the coding sequence ATGCAATGGGCAAGGAACCGACTTTTCAGGACGTACTTCCGAGATATCCGGGTCCAAGGGATTGCCGACGTGCCCGGTTCCGGCGTGGTGCTGTATGCCTGCGTCCATCGAAATGGGGCGGTTGATGGCCTCGTTATGGAATCCGTTCTCGACAATACGCTTGGAATCGCCGGTAAAAACCTTACCCGGTCTGCCTATTTGCGGATGTTCCTCGGGGATTGCGTGTCCATATACCGACATCCGGCGACAACTGCCGAGAACAAGGAGAATCTGCGGCAATTGAAAACAGCAGCGGTGGCTGCTGTCAATGGCAGACGAGTCATGATGTTCCCGGAAGGAACGAGCAAGCTTGGCCCTAAACTGTTGCCTGTGAAAAAGGGAATGGCATACCTCGCGAAGTTGACGGTCAAGGAAGCGGACGGCATACCTGTGCATATCGTCCCAGTCGGACTTCATTACGAAAGGGGTTTTGAGTTTCGCAGTGTTGTGGAGATCTACTTTGGCCGGCACATCATTGTCGACAGTCAGGATACAAAGGATCTCGAGAAACTTACTGAACGCATTTCGGAAGCCATGGCTTCAGTGGCCGTTCAGTTTGACGATGCGGAAAGTCAGCGCAGGGGCGAATTGTTCGCCGACGTTGTCGTGAGCATGGACGAGACAATATCTCACAGGCAGGCATGCCTTGATTATGGGGCGGGGAGCGTCCCTCAACATGTTCGAGCCGTTTTTGACGACGCCATAAAAGGGCGTGACCGTCATTCTCTCGTACCGGTAGTGCCTATTGGGGGCATAGCGGGAGTGGCGCTTGAACTACTGCTGCTCACACCTTTTGTTGCAGGGGCATTCATCGTTAACGCCTTGCCCGTCCTGGGGGGAAGCGTCGCGGCGAGGCTGCTGGCCGATGACGATAACGTAATCACCCTCTGGCGGATTCTTGTTGGTACTCCCCTTTTGTTTCTTCAGACCACAGCCTATTTCCTGTTGGCATTGTTCAATCCCGCATGGGCGGTGTTTGGCTTAGTCGGATATTCGGCGATGACTGCGACTGGGATAGCCGTCTATTGGAGATGGAAAAAAGTGTTGGCCCAAGTCTTCAATATGTTGGCTGGTGGACGAAAGGAAATCAGGCACAGCAACGTATTGGCGAAGGAGTGGCTCGAATGCGGACGATGA
- a CDS encoding phosphatase PAP2 family protein, translating to MRTMNGDMQSFSNIFAHEICMILMLGQILIRLALSSHAYGWMSAYVFVLAVYGVLMFFGRKYLGPLTNRFRLLWNVVVMNFAFTSIKYVVPALGLTARDASLAAIDVSLVGGDLSVWAQQFYSKPMTEIMSLGYMLFIVFLFFSFFYYGIKADLPKLLSFCSGLFVLYAFGITGYTLVPAQGPYAYYAHMLTTPVEGFVFTWLNGMMVAAGSSGYDVFPSLHVGVGLYMLLFFARFDRALWRVYVVPFILLVISTIYLRYHYFIDLVCGASLSLVCFYSCLGFAFRNASKKQAAFSKIK from the coding sequence ATGCGGACGATGAACGGTGATATGCAGTCTTTTTCAAATATCTTCGCCCATGAGATCTGCATGATCCTCATGCTGGGGCAGATTCTGATACGGCTCGCTCTATCGTCACACGCCTATGGCTGGATGTCCGCTTACGTTTTCGTCTTGGCCGTATATGGCGTTCTCATGTTTTTTGGCCGGAAATATCTTGGCCCGCTTACGAATCGATTCCGGCTTCTCTGGAATGTCGTTGTGATGAATTTTGCATTCACCAGCATCAAGTACGTCGTTCCCGCTCTTGGCCTCACAGCCCGCGATGCGAGTCTGGCCGCGATCGATGTGTCTCTCGTCGGCGGAGATTTGAGCGTATGGGCCCAGCAGTTTTATTCCAAGCCTATGACGGAAATAATGAGCCTTGGATATATGCTGTTCATCGTATTTCTTTTCTTCAGTTTTTTTTATTACGGGATCAAGGCTGACCTGCCCAAGCTGTTATCTTTTTGTTCAGGGCTGTTCGTTCTCTATGCTTTCGGGATAACCGGTTACACGCTGGTGCCCGCCCAAGGGCCATATGCGTATTATGCCCACATGTTGACCACGCCGGTTGAAGGATTCGTCTTTACCTGGCTCAACGGCATGATGGTGGCAGCAGGGTCGTCCGGGTATGACGTTTTTCCCAGTCTCCACGTGGGGGTTGGCCTGTATATGCTCCTTTTCTTTGCACGGTTCGACCGCGCCTTGTGGCGAGTCTATGTCGTTCCGTTTATCCTTCTCGTCATCTCGACTATCTATCTGAGATATCATTACTTCATCGACCTAGTCTGCGGGGCATCGCTTTCCCTTGTCTGCTTTTATTCCTGTTTGGGTTTTGCGTTTCGCAACGCATCAAAGAAGCAGGCCGCCTTTTCAAAGATCAAATAA
- a CDS encoding PEP/pyruvate-binding domain-containing protein yields the protein MSITDFTVQSGVEEAGGKGHNLKRLTSMGFHVPGGIVVGASFYHDNYPAPPAFDLNDESVLEEQCQAMRKRVMSLELPEGVEEKMALMLDSFSASTRFAVRSSSTFEDLSSAAFAGQHDTFLNTSREDVVEAVKKCFASLWSPHAVRYRTHNGFAQEDASMAVVIQEMLSPDSSGVVFSVDPVGGELKHVLIEGNFGVGESVVGGEAVTDSWLVDPAASSIVERRVNTKEHQIVLSDKGVVEQAIPKNLKDAPCLSDEEIQEIAATAKRIEQAYGSPQDIEWALVKGELFILQSRPLTKIPPRYTRDESAERFPEPLTPLTWSYVEEAFNQSLEHSLDLMGISLPTRPWFTRIDSYIYGNQNAVELLALNRPIDMRSFDRLREQVPLLRERFQWVVDLPNDWASDLDTFLMSVGRLGTIDFNSFTSTVQYHEYFQELFNASCEYFKPNIAISMTQSFLVRTLFEYLMLTTGDQLEAQGILKGLIADCGAKTGQVNKGIATLAGIARKEQSLLDLLGKGGETALSEINSHEEFNDRFQRFLSQYGHRETTFDYHVPTWGEAPHVVLDLVNVVATSGQEASDTREGELVERRVACIMQVMERTPEDLRPFADELIRLARQFSWLDDMEHFQTTRINPLVRKVIGAFGLHLGLENPYDLFFLSKPEIESIHSESMPEELLATIHERKELHLKAFETEPVWAIGVSDEMEIADEGVFKGVPGSPGTAEGEAYLVHGVEDFPHMPEGAILVAKTTNPSWTPLFYKCSALVTESGGPLSHGAVTARELGIPAVMFIRGALKKFRNGEQLRVDGQLGIVQRV from the coding sequence ATGAGCATCACTGATTTCACCGTACAAAGCGGCGTTGAAGAGGCTGGAGGCAAGGGTCACAATCTCAAGCGTCTGACATCCATGGGGTTCCATGTTCCTGGCGGCATCGTCGTGGGAGCGTCTTTTTACCATGATAATTACCCGGCTCCTCCTGCCTTCGATCTCAATGACGAATCCGTGCTTGAGGAGCAATGCCAAGCTATGCGGAAGCGGGTCATGTCTCTTGAACTGCCCGAAGGGGTGGAAGAAAAGATGGCCTTAATGCTTGATAGTTTTTCCGCTTCGACACGATTTGCCGTCAGGTCATCTTCTACTTTCGAGGACCTTTCTTCCGCAGCCTTTGCCGGACAGCACGATACATTTTTGAATACGTCTCGTGAGGATGTGGTTGAAGCGGTGAAAAAGTGCTTCGCTTCATTGTGGAGTCCCCATGCCGTTCGCTACAGGACTCATAACGGCTTTGCCCAGGAGGACGCTTCCATGGCCGTGGTCATCCAGGAGATGCTTTCCCCCGACAGTTCGGGGGTGGTCTTTTCCGTGGACCCGGTCGGGGGAGAGCTGAAGCATGTGCTTATCGAAGGCAACTTTGGTGTAGGCGAGTCTGTTGTCGGGGGCGAGGCTGTGACGGACTCGTGGCTGGTCGATCCGGCGGCGTCATCCATAGTGGAGCGCCGGGTCAACACCAAGGAACATCAAATTGTCTTGTCGGACAAAGGAGTGGTTGAACAGGCCATCCCCAAGAATTTGAAGGATGCTCCGTGTCTGTCCGATGAAGAGATCCAGGAGATCGCGGCTACAGCCAAACGGATCGAGCAGGCTTACGGATCGCCGCAGGATATCGAATGGGCGCTGGTGAAAGGGGAACTGTTCATACTGCAATCTCGTCCGTTGACCAAAATACCTCCCCGCTACACGCGGGATGAGTCTGCAGAACGTTTCCCCGAGCCACTTACGCCCTTGACCTGGAGCTATGTGGAGGAGGCGTTTAACCAATCTCTTGAGCATTCGCTTGATCTCATGGGGATCAGCCTGCCGACGCGTCCATGGTTCACACGGATCGACTCCTACATCTATGGCAACCAGAATGCCGTCGAATTGCTGGCGCTTAACCGTCCGATCGACATGCGTAGTTTTGACCGACTCAGGGAACAGGTGCCCCTTTTGCGGGAGCGTTTTCAATGGGTTGTCGACCTGCCCAATGATTGGGCGTCCGACCTGGACACCTTCCTCATGAGCGTGGGACGGCTTGGAACCATCGACTTCAATTCGTTTACGTCCACGGTTCAATATCATGAGTACTTTCAAGAACTCTTCAATGCTTCCTGCGAGTACTTCAAGCCCAATATCGCCATCTCAATGACTCAATCTTTCTTGGTGAGAACCCTGTTCGAGTATTTGATGCTCACAACGGGAGATCAGCTTGAAGCCCAAGGCATACTCAAAGGTTTGATAGCTGATTGTGGCGCGAAAACGGGACAGGTCAACAAAGGTATCGCCACATTGGCGGGGATTGCCCGCAAGGAGCAATCGCTTCTTGATTTGCTCGGCAAGGGTGGCGAGACAGCACTGTCCGAAATAAACAGCCATGAGGAATTCAATGACCGCTTCCAGCGCTTTCTCAGCCAGTATGGTCATCGGGAGACGACTTTCGACTACCATGTGCCGACTTGGGGCGAAGCGCCCCATGTTGTGCTTGACCTCGTGAATGTCGTTGCCACTTCAGGGCAGGAAGCTTCCGACACAAGGGAAGGGGAACTGGTCGAGCGAAGGGTTGCCTGCATTATGCAAGTAATGGAACGAACTCCTGAGGATCTGCGCCCTTTTGCCGACGAGCTGATTCGGCTGGCACGTCAGTTCTCCTGGCTCGATGACATGGAACATTTCCAGACGACGCGTATCAACCCGCTTGTTAGAAAGGTTATAGGGGCCTTTGGCCTTCATCTTGGATTGGAGAATCCTTATGACCTCTTTTTTCTCAGTAAGCCGGAGATAGAATCCATTCATTCTGAGAGTATGCCTGAGGAACTGCTTGCGACTATCCATGAGAGAAAAGAGCTGCATCTAAAAGCGTTCGAAACGGAGCCTGTGTGGGCGATCGGTGTTTCCGACGAAATGGAAATAGCCGATGAAGGTGTTTTCAAGGGGGTTCCAGGTAGCCCAGGAACAGCGGAAGGAGAAGCGTATCTCGTCCACGGCGTTGAGGATTTTCCGCATATGCCGGAAGGCGCTATTCTGGTGGCCAAGACGACGAATCCGTCATGGACGCCGCTTTTTTACAAGTGTTCAGCTCTCGTCACAGAATCCGGCGGCCCGCTTTCTCACGGTGCGGTCACGGCGCGTGAGCTTGGCATTCCAGCGGTCATGTTTATCCGGGGAGCACTCAAAAAGTTCCGTAACGGGGAACAGTTGCGCGTTGACGGGCAACTCGGGATCGTTCAGCGAGTGTAG
- a CDS encoding pentapeptide repeat-containing protein translates to MGCCKCEEHEWDDPQPVVYTDSDDGKDYCLFHAPAEHKGVSVDGFNEQVSERIQATVDLGEEVPPCDLSGTIFPGDICFDRDCILPCITFQHAQFVGHAFFDCVTLRGQALFDEVSFKRDACFRSVTFDGAVFFKEAIFSGNALFLGTNFNMGFFSKATFHEDVFLQNSTFNGAIDFIEATFKKMAYFNRAIFDGDATFIKTTFCQNADYSGTQCNTKLLFGLIKIDENTILKFANCRISSEAITFQNCDPTCLDLTQQRDLTNIHFIDSPWEKNDRIKACTEDDRLQLTRDFYQRMKAKYKAENNEYEASRWHVAEKEAQLKLLGQSENVKFNWFMLWLYKQSSFFGEWPRRAFKVFLLLLFLPLLILTGIEVYQHFAWMQFDPAKVDHVIGEWLRYIPLTKAASDEPSSALRAFMFFWQLLITVQAALFAFALRNNFRR, encoded by the coding sequence GTGGGCTGTTGCAAATGCGAAGAACATGAGTGGGATGATCCGCAACCTGTTGTTTATACGGATTCGGATGACGGCAAGGACTATTGCCTATTCCATGCCCCGGCGGAGCATAAGGGTGTATCTGTCGATGGATTCAATGAACAGGTGTCAGAGCGTATACAGGCTACGGTAGATCTCGGGGAAGAGGTACCGCCATGCGATTTGAGTGGAACTATATTTCCGGGAGATATTTGCTTTGATCGAGATTGCATTTTGCCTTGTATCACATTTCAACATGCTCAGTTTGTAGGACATGCATTTTTTGACTGTGTTACCTTAAGAGGTCAGGCACTCTTTGATGAAGTTTCCTTCAAGAGGGACGCCTGCTTTCGCAGTGTCACCTTTGATGGTGCAGTCTTTTTCAAAGAGGCTATATTCAGTGGGAATGCACTTTTTTTGGGAACAAACTTCAATATGGGATTTTTCTCCAAAGCGACTTTTCACGAAGACGTGTTTTTACAGAATTCCACCTTTAATGGGGCGATAGATTTTATTGAGGCCACCTTTAAGAAAATGGCGTACTTTAATCGGGCCATTTTCGATGGAGACGCAACATTTATCAAGACGACCTTCTGTCAGAACGCAGATTACTCAGGAACACAATGCAACACTAAGCTTCTTTTTGGATTAATTAAAATAGATGAAAATACTATTCTCAAATTTGCTAACTGCAGAATCTCCTCAGAGGCCATTACCTTCCAAAATTGCGATCCCACCTGTCTAGACCTCACCCAACAACGCGACCTAACCAATATCCATTTCATTGATTCCCCTTGGGAAAAGAATGACCGCATCAAGGCATGCACCGAGGATGACAGGCTTCAGCTCACCCGCGATTTTTACCAGCGTATGAAGGCCAAATACAAAGCCGAGAACAACGAATATGAGGCGTCCAGATGGCATGTGGCTGAGAAGGAAGCACAGTTGAAGCTGCTTGGGCAAAGTGAGAATGTGAAGTTCAATTGGTTTATGTTGTGGCTTTACAAGCAGTCTAGCTTTTTTGGGGAGTGGCCGCGTCGGGCTTTTAAGGTGTTTCTGTTGCTTCTTTTTTTGCCGTTATTGATATTGACGGGCATTGAAGTATATCAGCATTTTGCGTGGATGCAATTTGATCCTGCAAAAGTGGACCATGTCATTGGCGAGTGGCTTAGGTATATCCCATTGACTAAAGCAGCCTCCGATGAACCTTCTAGCGCTTTGCGCGCCTTCATGTTCTTCTGGCAACTCCTCATCACCGTCCAAGCCGCCCTGTTCGCATTCGCTCTGCGGAACAACTTCCGGCGCTAG